A part of Streptomyces sp. DSM 40750 genomic DNA contains:
- a CDS encoding flotillin family protein, with protein MSPVVVAVTGVVVLLVLLGLVVVTRYKVAGPSEAFIVTGRRGKKATDPETGRVFTDNSGQKVVVGGGVFVVPFVQQKFTLDLSSRHIPVAVRGAVTLRGVKAHLEGVAIVKVGGTEDSIRAAAQRFLMQQDGIVGFTQEVLSGALRAIVGRMSVEDIIRDRAAFAGQVAEEAEASLSGQGLVLDAFQIQDISTEGSYLEDLGRPEAARAKQEADIAEAVARRAAEQARLKAEEEIAIAQRTFALKQAEIKAETDEAAARADAAGPLAEAARRQEVLGEQEKVAERQAALTDRELDTKVRKPADAARYQAEQEAEARRVALVKEAEATAERARLTGEGEKAQRAALADAVRLEGEADAAAIGAKGAAEADAMRKKADAFAQYGDAAVLQMLVEVLPQVVAKASEPLSAIDKMTVISTDGASQLSRTVADNVAQGLELLGSTTGVDIAELLKGITGRVGGAQPATTAPSEANGKVEITG; from the coding sequence ATGAGTCCAGTCGTCGTCGCCGTGACAGGGGTCGTCGTACTCCTTGTCCTGCTCGGCCTTGTCGTGGTCACCCGTTACAAGGTGGCGGGTCCGAGTGAGGCGTTCATCGTCACCGGGCGGCGTGGCAAGAAGGCCACCGATCCGGAGACCGGCCGGGTCTTCACCGACAACAGCGGGCAGAAGGTCGTGGTCGGCGGCGGGGTGTTCGTCGTGCCGTTCGTGCAGCAGAAGTTCACCCTCGACCTGTCGTCCCGGCACATCCCGGTCGCCGTGCGCGGTGCCGTCACACTGCGGGGCGTCAAGGCGCACCTGGAGGGTGTCGCCATCGTCAAGGTCGGCGGCACCGAGGACTCGATCCGGGCCGCCGCCCAGCGGTTCCTGATGCAGCAGGACGGCATCGTCGGCTTCACCCAGGAAGTGCTCTCCGGTGCGCTGCGGGCCATAGTCGGCCGGATGTCGGTGGAGGACATCATCCGCGACCGCGCCGCGTTCGCCGGTCAGGTCGCCGAGGAGGCCGAGGCGAGCCTGTCCGGGCAGGGGTTGGTGCTTGACGCCTTCCAGATTCAGGACATCAGCACCGAGGGCTCCTACCTGGAGGACCTCGGCCGTCCGGAGGCCGCCCGCGCCAAGCAGGAGGCCGACATCGCCGAGGCCGTCGCCCGCCGCGCCGCCGAGCAGGCGCGGCTGAAGGCCGAGGAGGAGATCGCGATCGCCCAGCGGACCTTCGCGCTGAAGCAGGCCGAGATCAAGGCCGAGACCGACGAGGCCGCCGCCCGAGCCGACGCGGCCGGCCCGCTCGCCGAGGCCGCCCGCCGGCAGGAGGTGCTCGGCGAGCAGGAGAAGGTCGCCGAACGCCAGGCCGCGCTGACCGACCGCGAACTGGACACCAAGGTCCGCAAGCCCGCCGACGCCGCCCGCTACCAGGCCGAACAGGAGGCCGAGGCCCGCCGCGTCGCGCTGGTCAAGGAGGCCGAGGCGACCGCCGAGCGGGCCCGGCTGACCGGTGAGGGCGAGAAGGCGCAGCGCGCCGCGCTCGCCGACGCCGTCCGCCTCGAAGGCGAGGCGGACGCCGCCGCCATCGGTGCGAAGGGTGCCGCCGAGGCAGACGCCATGCGGAAGAAGGCCGACGCCTTCGCCCAGTACGGCGACGCCGCCGTCCTGCAGATGCTGGTGGAGGTGCTGCCCCAGGTCGTCGCCAAGGCGTCCGAACCGCTCAGCGCGATCGACAAGATGACGGTGATCTCCACCGACGGCGCCAGCCAGCTCTCGCGCACGGTCGCCGACAACGTCGCCCAGGGCCTCGAACTCCTCGGTTCCACCACCGGAGTCGACATCGCCGAACTGCTGAAGGGCATCACCGGGCGGGTCGGCGGTGCGCAGCCCGCGACGACGGCGCCCAGCGAGGCCAACGGCAAGGTCGAGATCACCGGCTGA
- a CDS encoding PucR family transcriptional regulator, which translates to MAGRDASEEYDEYLEGYARILANAAATGRRLTRSERDSRRALGEQAAEAGLGLRIMVGAHMAATRAHWPTGGDVSVDDVLGAVAQAVDAFAEGYERAQRLAVRQEEAARREFIDDLLYGRSDLGRLAQRAERYGLRLSYEHAVAVARGPVAYEEGDTVLREVEHALIGRFGDRSILLTTKDGRLVCIAPGGQSEVLAHFAEQAFAATGGGQVGIGRPQPGAAGVVQSYEEALNALDLGERLELDEPVLHAADLLVYPVLTRDRQAMADLVDNALGPLRGARGGAQPLLDTLTVYFDSGCVSAEAARRLSLSVRAFTYRLERIHKLTGADPSDPMHRYTLQTAVIGARLLDWPTKPN; encoded by the coding sequence ATGGCGGGGCGGGACGCGTCCGAGGAGTACGACGAGTACCTGGAGGGGTACGCCCGCATCCTTGCGAACGCCGCGGCGACCGGGCGCCGGCTGACCCGGAGCGAACGCGATTCGCGCCGCGCGCTGGGCGAGCAGGCCGCGGAGGCGGGCCTGGGCCTGCGCATCATGGTCGGCGCCCACATGGCCGCCACCCGGGCGCACTGGCCGACCGGGGGCGACGTTTCCGTGGACGACGTACTGGGCGCCGTGGCGCAGGCCGTCGACGCGTTCGCCGAAGGCTATGAGCGGGCGCAGCGGCTCGCCGTACGCCAGGAAGAAGCCGCTCGCCGCGAGTTCATCGACGACCTGCTGTACGGCCGCAGCGACCTGGGACGACTGGCCCAGCGCGCGGAACGCTACGGGCTGCGGCTGTCGTACGAGCACGCGGTCGCCGTGGCGCGCGGCCCGGTCGCGTACGAAGAGGGGGACACGGTTCTCCGGGAGGTGGAGCACGCACTGATCGGCCGGTTCGGCGACCGCAGCATCCTGCTCACCACCAAGGACGGCCGACTGGTGTGCATCGCCCCGGGCGGCCAGAGCGAGGTACTCGCTCACTTCGCCGAGCAGGCGTTCGCCGCCACCGGCGGCGGCCAGGTGGGCATCGGCCGCCCGCAACCCGGCGCCGCCGGCGTCGTCCAGTCCTACGAGGAGGCCCTCAACGCCCTCGACCTGGGAGAACGCCTCGAACTCGACGAACCCGTGCTGCACGCGGCCGACCTCCTTGTCTACCCGGTCCTCACCCGCGACCGGCAGGCCATGGCCGACCTGGTGGACAACGCGCTCGGTCCGCTGCGCGGAGCCCGCGGCGGCGCCCAGCCGCTCCTCGACACCCTCACCGTCTACTTCGACTCCGGCTGTGTGTCCGCGGAGGCGGCGCGGCGGCTCTCGCTGAGCGTGCGCGCCTTCACCTACCGCCTGGAACGCATCCACAAGCTCACCGGCGCGGACCCGTCGGACCCGATGCACCGCTACACCCTGCAGACCGCGGTGATCGGCGCCCGGCTGCTGGACTGGCCCACGAAGCCCAACTGA
- a CDS encoding phosphorothioated DNA-binding restriction endonuclease — protein MDWLERIAKLRQWTRSGTRAPHKPLLLLHALGRFQQDPDSELRYSAVEEELQLLLSEYGPPNRTTPAYPFHHLVRDGVWEVRTDRGPGSPGTGVRVLRETGATGRLAPELRTALRSEPELLGRIARLLLDLHFPPSLHGELCEAAGLELEPAETEQLSTVRRQRDRRMRERVLTAYEYRCAFCGYDGRIGTVPVGLEAAHVRWWAFGGPDDVDNGLCLCSLHHKLFDKGVLGVDDRRRILVSQRFVGHSPAARQQVISLAGRPLVGPQPGVAPVAADHLAWHTSQVFHGTPRPATAA, from the coding sequence ATGGACTGGTTGGAGCGCATCGCGAAGCTCAGACAGTGGACGAGGAGCGGGACGCGCGCCCCGCACAAGCCGCTGCTGCTCCTGCACGCCCTCGGCCGGTTCCAGCAAGACCCCGACAGCGAGCTGCGGTACAGCGCGGTGGAGGAAGAGCTACAGCTCCTGCTGTCCGAGTACGGCCCGCCCAACAGGACGACACCCGCCTACCCGTTCCACCATCTGGTCAGAGACGGCGTATGGGAAGTGCGTACCGACCGGGGGCCCGGCAGTCCCGGAACCGGAGTGCGAGTTCTCCGGGAAACAGGTGCCACCGGTCGCCTCGCCCCGGAACTCAGAACCGCTCTGCGAAGCGAACCGGAACTGCTGGGGCGAATAGCGCGGTTGCTGCTCGACCTCCACTTTCCGCCCTCCCTCCACGGTGAGTTGTGCGAAGCCGCCGGCCTGGAACTGGAACCGGCCGAGACCGAGCAGCTCTCGACCGTGCGGAGGCAGCGGGACCGGCGCATGCGCGAACGGGTGCTGACCGCCTACGAGTACCGGTGCGCCTTCTGCGGCTACGACGGCAGGATCGGCACGGTCCCGGTCGGGCTGGAGGCAGCGCACGTGCGCTGGTGGGCGTTCGGAGGCCCGGACGACGTCGACAACGGGCTGTGCCTGTGCTCGCTGCACCACAAGCTCTTCGACAAGGGCGTCCTCGGGGTCGACGACCGCCGGCGCATCCTGGTCTCCCAGCGCTTCGTCGGCCACAGCCCCGCCGCCCGCCAACAGGTCATCTCACTCGCGGGCCGTCCGCTGGTCGGCCCGCAACCGGGCGTAGCCCCCGTCGCGGCCGACCACCTCGCCTGGCACACCAGCCAGGTCTTCCACGGCACACCACGCCCCGCCACCGCCGCCTGA
- a CDS encoding tyrosine-type recombinase/integrase yields MNTAVDDELIRRNPCRVKGADRYAVPERPILTVPAVFAVADSLAPRYRLLVLLAAFTTLRFGELAALRRRDLDEEGLTVTVRHARAELQSGRLFDKGPKSAAGVRTVSFPAELLDDVTRHLEQFAAPGRDSHDFVGPRGGQLRRSNFRDDWGKARKAAGVTSELHFHDLRHTGNTLASTTGASTRELMTRMGHSSSRAALIYQHLTSDRDRAIADRLRAMIREGGGEATGQE; encoded by the coding sequence ATGAACACGGCCGTGGACGACGAGCTGATCCGGCGCAACCCGTGCCGCGTCAAGGGAGCGGATCGCTACGCCGTGCCCGAGCGGCCGATCCTCACGGTACCCGCGGTCTTCGCCGTCGCAGACTCCCTCGCGCCGCGCTATCGGCTGCTCGTGCTTCTGGCGGCCTTCACCACGCTGCGGTTCGGGGAGCTGGCGGCCCTGCGGCGTCGGGACCTCGACGAGGAGGGGCTGACCGTCACTGTTCGCCACGCTCGGGCTGAGCTGCAGAGCGGGCGGCTCTTCGACAAGGGCCCGAAGTCTGCGGCTGGGGTGCGTACCGTCTCCTTCCCGGCCGAGCTGCTCGACGACGTCACGCGTCACCTGGAGCAGTTCGCCGCTCCTGGTCGTGACAGTCACGACTTCGTCGGGCCGCGGGGCGGGCAGCTACGGCGGAGCAACTTCCGGGACGACTGGGGCAAGGCCCGGAAGGCGGCAGGTGTCACGTCCGAACTGCACTTCCACGATCTTCGGCACACCGGCAACACACTGGCCTCGACCACTGGGGCCAGCACCCGTGAGCTGATGACCCGCATGGGCCACAGCAGCTCACGCGCCGCGCTGATCTACCAGCACCTGACCAGCGACCGTGACCGGGCCATCGCCGATCGGCTCAGGGCCATGATCCGTGAGGGCGGGGGAGAGGCCACCGGCCAGGAGTGA
- a CDS encoding HNH endonuclease — protein sequence MSYADLPAPRRSEAKRAQDRRRRERMRSNGSVERYTAEEIGGRDDWICGLCEDPVDQAYQHPDPRSPSIDHVRTIAAGGTDTRDNVRLTHWGCNHERNDSTPLRTTEEAEARRAVLFRIPALRAYADSLNAEDMVRRSQASHSPERYREKLARRVERYEREKR from the coding sequence GTGAGCTACGCAGACCTGCCCGCGCCACGGCGCAGCGAAGCCAAGCGCGCCCAGGATCGACGCCGCCGTGAGCGCATGCGGAGCAATGGCAGCGTCGAGCGCTACACAGCGGAAGAGATCGGTGGACGGGACGACTGGATCTGTGGTCTGTGTGAAGACCCAGTTGACCAGGCCTATCAGCATCCAGACCCTCGGTCCCCGAGCATCGACCACGTCCGCACCATCGCGGCCGGCGGAACCGACACGCGCGACAATGTGCGCCTCACACATTGGGGCTGCAACCATGAACGCAACGACAGCACCCCACTGAGGACTACCGAGGAAGCCGAAGCGCGGCGCGCTGTCCTCTTCCGGATACCCGCGCTCCGGGCCTACGCAGACAGCCTCAACGCAGAGGACATGGTGCGCCGCTCTCAGGCTTCCCACTCGCCCGAGAGGTATCGGGAGAAGTTGGCCCGTCGAGTGGAACGCTACGAGCGCGAAAAACGCTGA
- a CDS encoding GIY-YIG nuclease family protein, producing MDATTLTEPARLWSAHEVLVRQCPVPAAAGVYGWHFKEAPHSDLAPGQLLYVGIAPRRMSNRTSTQNLRKRVRYHYRGNAAGSTLRLTLGCLLGLELRRVGSGNRLTFGKSGEATLSQWMADHAQVCWLERDEPWTLESELIAQLDLPLNLDQNRHNGFHDRLKEVRAKARERARALPISA from the coding sequence ATGGACGCAACCACCCTCACCGAACCCGCACGGCTGTGGTCGGCGCACGAGGTCCTGGTGCGGCAGTGCCCTGTGCCAGCAGCGGCCGGAGTCTACGGGTGGCATTTCAAAGAGGCGCCCCACTCCGACTTGGCCCCTGGACAACTGCTCTACGTCGGCATAGCTCCACGCCGGATGTCCAACCGGACCAGTACGCAGAATCTGAGGAAGCGCGTCCGATACCACTACCGGGGCAACGCGGCTGGATCAACGCTGCGGCTCACCCTTGGCTGTCTGCTCGGGCTGGAGCTACGCCGCGTGGGTAGCGGCAACCGCCTGACGTTCGGAAAGAGCGGGGAAGCCACCCTCAGTCAGTGGATGGCTGACCACGCGCAGGTGTGCTGGCTGGAACGCGACGAGCCGTGGACCTTGGAGTCGGAGCTAATCGCTCAGCTTGACCTCCCGTTGAACCTCGATCAGAACCGCCACAACGGCTTCCACGACCGCCTCAAGGAAGTACGTGCCAAAGCTCGGGAGCGGGCAAGGGCCTTGCCCATCAGCGCATAG
- a CDS encoding DUF4232 domain-containing protein, producing MNMKSLAAHRVAVAAGLVLALGCGVSAQASTTGPRTISGKANDAVTHRSGGSGDKGTIAACSQKVLGVSAVTEPADSKDARHLLLIVQNAGDKKCNLYRYPLVRLGDGRTTAPVIKESAPNPGVPVTLAPGEEGYAALLVNGPMDEYEAKSITLSLQGRKSGSSAGKPIDVPMPVDTLYANDFQRVTYWTTAPGYALDFIMSK from the coding sequence ATGAACATGAAGTCCCTTGCGGCCCACCGTGTGGCCGTGGCCGCGGGTCTCGTCCTGGCACTTGGGTGTGGTGTGTCGGCACAGGCCTCCACCACCGGGCCGCGGACGATCAGCGGGAAGGCCAATGACGCGGTGACGCACCGCTCGGGCGGCAGTGGCGACAAGGGCACCATCGCCGCCTGCTCCCAGAAGGTCCTCGGGGTGTCCGCCGTGACGGAGCCCGCAGACAGCAAGGACGCCAGGCACCTCCTCCTCATCGTCCAGAACGCCGGCGACAAGAAGTGCAACCTCTACCGTTACCCTCTCGTGCGGCTTGGTGACGGTCGGACCACGGCCCCCGTGATCAAGGAGAGCGCCCCGAACCCGGGGGTGCCCGTCACTCTCGCTCCGGGTGAGGAGGGATATGCCGCTCTGCTCGTCAACGGCCCCATGGATGAGTACGAGGCGAAGAGCATCACCCTCAGCCTCCAGGGTCGTAAGTCCGGCAGCAGCGCGGGCAAGCCGATCGATGTCCCCATGCCCGTCGACACGTTGTACGCCAACGACTTCCAGCGTGTCACCTACTGGACGACTGCTCCCGGCTACGCCCTGGATTTCATCATGTCGAAGTGA
- a CDS encoding site-2 protease family protein: protein MNGSVRMGRVLGVPLRVHWTVPLLVLLFGYSLGSRTLPAWVPDQSDAAYTAAGLAGALLLVGSLLAHEAAHAITARRRGIEVQSITLWALGGMTEMGRPRAARAAFVVAVSGPFTSLVVGAAAFGAGIGLDAVSGWAMPTAVLVWLGWVNAVLGVFNLLPGAPLDGGRVVQALMWWRTGDRDRAERAAARSGQVLGILLIALGWISVLRGAFGGLWLTVIGFFLVIVAGAERQRATLAPALRGVKAADAMTSPVETCPDWFTVERCVEDVALRTLRSTFALTDFEGSLSGSLDLPRLARVPAEQRRTLRVRDVATPLSQVTTCAPDDLLEDVLEKLRPGSGLPILVTDGRYPVGIITVRDISRLVERHRLRGPGNR, encoded by the coding sequence ATGAACGGCTCGGTACGCATGGGACGAGTGCTCGGGGTGCCGCTGCGCGTCCACTGGACCGTGCCGCTGCTCGTGCTGCTCTTCGGGTACAGCCTGGGCAGCCGGACGCTTCCCGCCTGGGTTCCGGACCAGTCCGACGCCGCCTACACGGCCGCCGGCCTGGCCGGTGCCCTGCTGCTTGTGGGGAGCCTGCTGGCCCATGAGGCCGCTCACGCGATCACGGCCCGGAGGAGGGGCATCGAGGTCCAGAGCATCACGCTCTGGGCGCTGGGCGGGATGACCGAGATGGGCAGGCCGCGTGCGGCCCGCGCGGCCTTCGTGGTGGCGGTGAGCGGACCGTTCACCAGCCTCGTCGTCGGCGCGGCGGCGTTCGGAGCGGGCATCGGGCTGGACGCGGTGTCCGGCTGGGCGATGCCCACGGCCGTCCTGGTCTGGCTCGGGTGGGTCAACGCCGTCCTGGGCGTGTTCAACCTGCTGCCGGGCGCGCCCCTCGACGGCGGACGGGTGGTGCAGGCGCTGATGTGGTGGCGTACGGGAGACCGGGACCGGGCCGAACGAGCAGCCGCACGCAGCGGACAGGTCCTCGGCATCCTGCTGATCGCTCTCGGATGGATCTCCGTACTGCGCGGCGCGTTCGGAGGCCTGTGGCTGACGGTCATCGGCTTCTTCCTCGTGATCGTCGCCGGCGCCGAACGGCAGCGCGCGACCCTGGCCCCGGCCCTGCGCGGAGTGAAAGCGGCCGATGCCATGACCAGTCCCGTGGAGACCTGCCCGGACTGGTTCACCGTGGAACGCTGCGTCGAGGACGTGGCCCTGCGGACCCTCCGGTCGACGTTCGCCCTGACCGACTTCGAAGGGAGCCTCAGCGGCTCGCTGGATCTGCCGCGGCTCGCGCGGGTCCCCGCCGAGCAGCGGCGGACACTGCGGGTGCGTGACGTGGCGACCCCGTTGTCACAGGTCACGACCTGCGCGCCGGACGACCTGCTGGAAGACGTGCTCGAGAAGCTCCGCCCGGGCAGCGGCCTGCCCATCCTCGTCACCGACGGCCGGTACCCGGTGGGCATCATCACCGTGCGGGACATCTCCCGGCTCGTCGAGCGCCACAGGCTCCGCGGACCGGGGAACCGGTGA
- a CDS encoding glycoside hydrolase family 15 protein, translating into MSQWSPVPLEGYLPIEDHGLIGDGRGCALVGRDGAIGFMCVPRFDSPPLFCSLLDRRSGGSFLLAPDGLRHSRQYYVEDSGVLVTELRSDTGVVEVTDAFLLEPGARLEEDAPVGRGELVRWARVTHGTVDLAVSVQPRGGARYEPRTGGWRLTCPRQSLRLHLTASRPLPDHPFTLPLRAGDGFWVRLRWSQRQDPSAERAERTASSCIDDTTGVWRRWSARVVDDTPRPEMVRRSAITLKLLDHVENGAIVAAPTSSLPERIGGDRNWDYRYTWIRDAAYTVFALRRIGLPEEAGGFLHWALTADWRDGRPRVLYDVDGRPPQPEVIDEELEGYRASVPVRWGNAAVEQIQHDVYGEILDCAFQWAAIGRPLSADLWHRLSGLAERSRTAWTTPDHGIWEVRTHGRPFTYSAAMCQVALDRAARLATRLDLPGDATTWAAEARYLTDRIIHDAWDETQNSLTEHLGHRGGLDASLLALPLRRVLSADHPRMVATAQAITERLGAGDGLLFRYLPQDSPDGINEPEGAFLLCSFWLVDNLVGQGRVDEATELFEKLCSYASPLGLFAEQIDPADHSFLGNYPQALSHVGLLSSAVVLSRAQRGVRPELSTHAWFQ; encoded by the coding sequence ATGAGCCAGTGGTCGCCCGTACCCCTGGAGGGGTACCTGCCGATCGAGGACCACGGCCTGATCGGCGATGGCCGCGGCTGCGCCCTCGTGGGCCGCGACGGCGCCATCGGCTTCATGTGCGTCCCCCGCTTCGACTCCCCGCCCCTGTTCTGCTCGCTGCTCGACCGCCGGAGCGGCGGTTCCTTCCTGCTGGCCCCGGACGGGCTGCGGCACAGCCGTCAGTACTACGTGGAGGACAGCGGCGTCCTCGTCACAGAGCTGCGGTCGGACACGGGGGTCGTCGAGGTCACCGATGCGTTCCTCCTCGAACCGGGGGCGCGCCTGGAGGAGGACGCGCCGGTCGGCCGGGGTGAACTGGTCCGGTGGGCGAGAGTCACCCACGGCACCGTCGATCTGGCGGTGTCGGTACAACCGCGCGGCGGCGCACGGTACGAGCCTCGGACCGGGGGTTGGCGACTGACCTGCCCCCGGCAGTCCCTGAGGCTGCACCTGACAGCCTCCCGGCCGTTGCCCGACCACCCGTTCACCCTGCCCCTGCGCGCCGGGGACGGCTTCTGGGTGCGCCTGCGTTGGAGCCAACGGCAGGACCCCTCCGCGGAACGAGCGGAACGAACGGCCTCCAGCTGTATCGACGACACCACAGGGGTGTGGCGCCGCTGGTCCGCACGCGTGGTCGACGACACTCCCCGCCCGGAGATGGTGCGTCGCTCGGCCATCACGCTGAAGCTCCTCGACCACGTCGAGAACGGTGCCATCGTCGCCGCTCCCACCTCCTCGCTGCCGGAACGCATCGGCGGCGACCGCAACTGGGACTACCGCTACACCTGGATCCGCGATGCCGCGTACACCGTCTTCGCCCTGCGCCGGATCGGCCTGCCCGAGGAAGCCGGGGGTTTCCTCCACTGGGCACTGACCGCCGACTGGCGGGACGGGCGGCCCCGCGTCCTGTACGACGTGGACGGCAGACCGCCACAGCCGGAAGTGATCGACGAGGAGCTGGAGGGCTACCGCGCCTCCGTACCCGTGCGGTGGGGCAACGCCGCGGTCGAACAGATCCAGCACGACGTCTACGGAGAGATCCTGGACTGCGCCTTCCAATGGGCCGCCATCGGCAGACCCTTGAGCGCCGACCTGTGGCACCGGCTGTCCGGGCTGGCCGAACGGTCACGCACTGCCTGGACGACGCCGGATCACGGCATCTGGGAAGTACGCACCCACGGGCGCCCCTTCACGTACTCCGCGGCCATGTGTCAGGTGGCGCTCGACCGCGCCGCACGGCTCGCCACCCGCCTCGATCTCCCGGGCGACGCCACCACCTGGGCCGCAGAGGCCCGGTACCTCACGGACCGAATCATCCACGACGCGTGGGACGAGACACAGAACTCCCTCACCGAGCACCTCGGTCACCGAGGAGGACTGGACGCCTCGCTCCTCGCACTCCCGCTCAGACGGGTCCTGTCCGCCGATCACCCACGCATGGTCGCCACCGCACAGGCGATCACCGAACGCCTCGGCGCGGGCGACGGACTCCTGTTCCGCTACCTCCCGCAGGACTCGCCCGACGGGATCAACGAGCCCGAGGGCGCGTTCCTGCTGTGCAGCTTCTGGCTCGTGGACAACCTCGTCGGCCAAGGCCGCGTCGACGAAGCCACCGAACTGTTCGAGAAGCTCTGCTCCTACGCCAGTCCCCTCGGCCTGTTCGCCGAACAGATCGACCCCGCGGACCACTCCTTCCTCGGCAACTACCCCCAGGCGCTCAGCCACGTCGGGCTGCTCTCCAGCGCCGTCGTCCTGTCCCGCGCACAGCGCGGCGTACGCCCGGAACTCTCCACCCACGCCTGGTTCCAGTAA
- a CDS encoding helix-turn-helix domain-containing protein, which produces MDAIHDDVAEFALLLTRLKDRTDRSYAALARRLGMNASTLHRYCAGEAVPMDFTRIERFAALCGASPEERVELHRRWILAVAARQRPRPSDARRAPTPHDTTSTVASAASASHSSPADKAPESASPVGPRPGPTSPADRRPHAGRPRRRPVRSIALAASLAIALAGLTTSAAGPPSGGGGSSASARTTPEPSTPATPSDGSPRKNQSSADTDQPPAPLTWTVDSQLWQLDCAHDYVIAKPPQKVPPPPIPADAAVWAASQGAVHGRTTNLRISVQGRDSAAVVLEAVHVRVVNRTAPAARPDIAYSMYEGCGAILIPRHFSVNLDANRPLARSRPGNDPDRPAPAIGFPYQVSLQEPEVLMLSARTESCTCDWYVDLDWSSQGRTGTVRIDDHGRPFRTTSIKGLPHYWYRNPHGWVPMTAANDKAETGD; this is translated from the coding sequence ATGGATGCAATCCACGACGACGTAGCGGAGTTCGCGCTACTGCTGACGCGTCTGAAGGACCGCACGGACCGCAGCTACGCGGCGCTGGCCCGCCGTCTGGGCATGAATGCCTCCACGCTGCACCGCTACTGCGCCGGTGAGGCGGTTCCCATGGACTTCACCAGGATCGAGCGGTTCGCCGCACTCTGCGGAGCCTCCCCCGAGGAACGCGTGGAGTTGCACCGCCGGTGGATCCTGGCAGTCGCGGCACGGCAACGACCACGCCCATCCGATGCCCGGCGGGCACCGACGCCCCACGACACCACGAGCACCGTGGCATCGGCCGCATCCGCGAGCCACAGCAGCCCGGCGGACAAGGCACCCGAGTCGGCCTCACCGGTCGGCCCACGCCCGGGGCCGACCTCACCGGCCGACCGGCGGCCCCATGCCGGGCGCCCCCGACGACGGCCCGTGCGATCGATAGCCCTGGCGGCCTCGCTCGCCATTGCGCTCGCCGGCCTCACCACATCCGCTGCCGGGCCCCCCTCCGGTGGCGGTGGGTCGTCGGCCTCCGCCCGCACCACACCGGAGCCCTCGACGCCGGCCACGCCCAGCGACGGCAGCCCGCGGAAGAACCAGTCGAGCGCCGACACGGACCAGCCACCGGCCCCGCTCACCTGGACGGTCGACTCCCAGCTCTGGCAGCTCGACTGCGCCCACGACTACGTCATCGCCAAGCCACCCCAGAAGGTCCCGCCGCCGCCGATCCCGGCGGACGCCGCGGTGTGGGCCGCGTCCCAGGGGGCGGTGCACGGGCGCACCACCAATCTGCGGATCTCGGTGCAGGGACGCGACTCCGCCGCCGTCGTCCTGGAGGCAGTGCATGTGCGCGTGGTCAACCGCACCGCCCCCGCCGCCCGCCCGGACATCGCCTACTCCATGTATGAAGGCTGCGGCGCCATCCTCATCCCCCGCCACTTCTCCGTGAACCTCGACGCGAACCGACCCTTGGCCCGTTCGAGGCCCGGCAACGACCCGGACAGACCGGCCCCCGCGATCGGCTTCCCCTACCAGGTGTCCCTGCAGGAGCCGGAGGTCCTGATGCTCTCCGCGCGCACCGAGTCCTGCACCTGCGACTGGTACGTCGACCTCGACTGGTCCTCACAGGGCCGAACCGGCACGGTGCGCATCGACGACCACGGCCGCCCGTTCCGCACCACCAGCATCAAGGGGCTACCGCACTACTGGTACCGCAACCCCCATGGCTGGGTCCCCATGACCGCTGCCAACGACAAGGCGGAAACCGGCGACTGA